Proteins encoded within one genomic window of Candidatus Cloacimonadota bacterium:
- a CDS encoding HypC/HybG/HupF family hydrogenase formation chaperone, which produces MCIAIPAQVVEIEGEKGIVNLGGVTKEIMFSFTPEAKVGDWVLMHTGFALNVITEEDAHETLKIFEEMDTYAVT; this is translated from the coding sequence ATGTGTATAGCAATTCCAGCTCAAGTAGTGGAAATTGAAGGTGAAAAAGGTATTGTAAACCTGGGTGGAGTAACGAAAGAAATAATGTTTTCTTTTACTCCGGAAGCCAAAGTCGGAGATTGGGTTTTGATGCACACAGGTTTTGCCTTGAATGTTATTACAGAAGAAGATGCGCATGAAACTTTGAAGATATTTGAGGAAATGGACACTTATGCCGTCACTTAA
- the hypD gene encoding hydrogenase formation protein HypD has protein sequence MPSLNLKKYRDPQAINEIVEELKKWEKPLKIMEVCGSHTMAIGHWGIRKLLPNNISLISGPGCPVCVTPSSLIDELMKLDGVTIAVFGDMLRVPGKEETLEQARARGLDVRMVYSPLDALKFAEDRETVFVGIGFETTIPGIAQTILMAKKKNLKNFSVFPAFKLVPPALEALLSAEDIQLDGFLLPGHVSVIIGAESYKNLPEKYGIGGVVAGFEPLDILRAVKYLTLQNEENKPAIVNEYNRVVNLTGNRNAQKVIDTVLHTEDALWRGIGWIPQSGLGIREEFTEFDASKKYGITLKEVEENTGCRCADVLKGKIIPPECPLFEKACNPSHPIGPCMVSSEGSCAAYFKYER, from the coding sequence ATGCCGTCACTTAATCTGAAAAAATACCGTGATCCTCAAGCGATCAATGAGATCGTAGAAGAATTGAAAAAGTGGGAAAAACCGCTTAAGATAATGGAAGTTTGCGGTTCTCATACCATGGCGATCGGACATTGGGGAATCCGAAAACTGCTTCCGAACAATATTTCGTTGATCTCGGGTCCGGGTTGTCCTGTTTGTGTAACACCGAGTTCTTTGATCGATGAATTGATGAAGTTAGACGGCGTAACGATTGCGGTTTTTGGTGATATGCTGCGAGTTCCGGGAAAAGAAGAAACTCTTGAGCAAGCCAGAGCCAGAGGTTTGGATGTGAGGATGGTCTATTCTCCACTCGATGCTTTGAAATTTGCAGAAGATAGAGAAACTGTATTCGTTGGAATCGGCTTTGAAACGACCATTCCCGGTATCGCTCAAACCATCTTGATGGCAAAGAAAAAGAATCTGAAAAATTTCTCTGTCTTTCCCGCTTTCAAACTCGTTCCACCAGCATTAGAAGCACTTCTTTCTGCAGAAGATATTCAGCTGGATGGTTTCCTGCTTCCGGGTCATGTGAGCGTGATCATTGGAGCGGAATCGTATAAAAACTTGCCTGAAAAATACGGAATCGGCGGTGTTGTGGCAGGTTTCGAACCTCTCGATATTTTGCGAGCAGTGAAATATCTTACACTTCAAAACGAAGAAAACAAACCGGCAATCGTGAATGAATATAATCGAGTTGTGAATCTGACCGGAAACAGGAATGCCCAAAAAGTGATCGATACGGTTTTGCATACTGAAGATGCTCTTTGGCGGGGAATTGGTTGGATTCCGCAGTCAGGTTTAGGAATTCGAGAAGAATTCACAGAATTCGATGCTTCCAAAAAGTATGGAATTACTTTGAAGGAAGTGGAAGAAAATACAGGCTGCAGATGTGCTGATGTTCTGAAAGGTAAGATCATTCCACCGGAATGTCCATTGTTTGAAAAAGCCTGTAATCCATCACATCCGATTGGACCATGTATGGTTTCGTCGGAAGGAAGTTGTGCTGCATATTTTAAGTATGAAAGATGA